From a region of the Helianthus annuus cultivar XRQ/B chromosome 5, HanXRQr2.0-SUNRISE, whole genome shotgun sequence genome:
- the LOC110943506 gene encoding 101 kDa malaria antigen-like: MSNNGEEFYNTFYNAFTSESSDRRAELKEYSKEISDNLKFENMYGSQQKPPKLMKVEDYNWWKNSERIFNTKRLSDKSYLPDLMNKLKEVFEASLPKVVEMRKRKEEELKKLIEEVKADAKIAAEKEQKSEEKGKDVKKEEKEKKAVVDQKAKKEVRC, from the exons ATGTCTAACAATggtgaagaattctacaatacaTTCTACAATGCATTCACTTCTGAATCGTCAGATAGAAGAGctgagttgaaagaatattcaaaAGAGATTTCGGATAATCTGAAGTTCGAAAACATGTACGGAAGTCAACAAAAGCCACCAAAATTGATGAAAGTTGAAGAttataattggtggaaaaacag tgagcgtATTTTCAACACAAAAAGACTTTCTGATAAAAGCTATCTGCCAGATTTGATGAACAAGCTGAAAGAGGTCTTTGAAGCAAGTTTACCGAAGGTAGTAGAGATGagaaagagaaaagaagaagaattgaagaagttGATTGAAGAAGTGAAGGCTGATGCAAAGATTGCTGCTGAAAAGGAACAGAAATCTGAAGAGAAAGGAAAGGATgtaaagaaagaagaaaaagagaagaaggcaGTGGTAGATCAGAAAGCTAAGAAAGAAGTTCGGTGCTGA